A window of Dehalogenimonas sp. WBC-2 genomic DNA:
GGCGGGGTTCAGCATAATCGCCACGAACTGGCGTTGTGAATTTGCCGAAGTGGACATTATCGCACTGAATAAGGATGAAATTGTATTCTTTGAAGTGCGTTCTAAATCAACAAAAGACTTTGGGACTCCAGCCGAATCGATAACCAGGCGCAAACGGCAAAAGCTGATATGCGCCGCTGAGCAGTACCTGAGCGAAAATCCGGAGGCGCCGGCCGATTGGCGAATAGACTTTATCGGTGTTGAATTTCTGGGGTCAAGCCATCAACTGGAACACATCCCATACGCCGTCACCCGCGATGACTGATTCGCTGGGCCAACATCTGGGCTATAGCTCCACTATCACTTTCCCTTTACGCTTGCGCGACGATTATGCTAAAATCAGGCGCTTTTTGATAATCTGGAATGAATGCCCAATCGGAAGTTACTTGACTCATCTCCATAGTCAAACACTAAGGATTATTGACGCCAACCTGAACCGCACTGCCGAGGGCTTGCGCGTCATGGAAGATGTTTCCCGTTTTTGCCTCAATTCTCCGGACATGTCACTGCAACTAAAAGCCCAGCGTCATCGCCTGCTTGAGAATGTGACTTATTCAACTCCTGAGTTGCTTTCAGCCCGGAACAGCGCGGGCGATGTCGGTAGAAAAACTCAGTTTGAAAAAACATCAGCCGGGAGCCTTTGTTCTACAGTTAGCGCAAACGCACGCCGGGCTGAACAATCCCTAAGGGTTTTGGAGGAAATGGCTCGTTTACCGGGGTCTGGTATTGATGGGATTATTATTGAAGAAATACGTTACGCCGTATACACTCTTGAAAAAGAACTTGTTTCTCATATCTCCCGTCAATACAAAACCAACCGTTTAGCCGGCCAATATCTTATTCTAACCATCAACGATGAATCATCGCTTTCCTTCCCTGATGATGCCGGCATCGTCCAATTGGATCCCGGGAACTCAAAACGCGGAGATTTCTTAACGGCGGCAACTGAAGCAGCCGATTCATGTAAACGCATCGGTGCTATGTTCATTGTGGGAGAATTTGCTGATATCGCCGTGGCCGCCAAAGCAGACGGCGTCGCCGTTGATGGCGGTTCTCTGCCGCCGGCGGTCCTTCGCGGTTTGCTCGGTATTGACCAACTCATCGGTTTTTCTGCTGCTAACATTGAACAGGCAATAGAAGCTGAAAAAAGCGGCGTTGATTACCTCATGTGTTCCGGTGAGTTGAAGAACAGGCTGGCAAAGAAGGTCGCTATCCCTATCGTCGTTCCAGATCGGAGCCATGCGGTATGACGCAAAGCTTCAATGAAAGGCTTGATCTAATCGCCGGCGGCATCCGGCTGTCATTAGCCGCAAAGGACACCGCCCGTGAGAAATCACTGCCTCTTTCACGTGAAGCCATCCGTTTGTGTTCACTCTCTATCCGGGCTATCCACCGGCAACAGTTCGACCAAGCCGAAGCGGATCTTAATAAAGCCCAGATATTGATCACCGGGGCCGGGGCCAGCATTGATGCCTGTGATGAACTTTCAAACACCAGTTTTTTCCGTGATGCCCAGAAGGAATACGCCGAAGGCCGCATCACTTTAGCCGTCATTACCGGTCAGCCGATTCCTTCACCTGAGGATTTAAAAGTAGACTCTGCCGCATATCTAAACGGCATGGGTGAAGTTACAGGGGAGTTAAGGCGTTATATCCTTGACGGCCTGCGCCAGGGAGATCTGTCGCGCGCTGAGGAACTTCTTAATCACATGGACGCCATCTATGAAGTATTGGTGACCATGGATTTTCCCGATGCCATCACCGGTAACTTACGCCGCACCACCGATATGGTACGCGGTATTTTAGAGAGAACCCGCAGTGATCTTACGCTTACACTGCAGCAGAAGCGCCTGGAAGACCAATTAGGCGCGCTTAACAACCGGCTTAAATAGAGAGCAAAATAATTAAAGGAGGGATCTGAACTAGTGGACCCAATTATTCTCGCCCTTGGCAGCGCTATCCTTGGTCTTGTGCTGGCCTACTTTCTGGCAAAGTTCGTACTTAGCCAGGATGAAGGCAATGCAAAAGTCCGGGAAATTGCCGCTGCTATCAAAGAGGGAGCTCTGGCGTTTCTTGGACGTGAGTATCGCATACTCGCCATCTTCGTCGCCGTGGTTACCCTGGTCCTTGTCGTCGTGCCTGATCTGGGCTGGAAAGTAGCGTTATCTTTCGTCTTCGGCGCTATCAGTTCCGGTTTGGCGGGTTTCATCGGCATGTCCATTGCTATCCGCGCCAACTCACGCACCGCCGCTGCCGCAGCGGTCAGCCTGAACCACGGATTGAAGGTTTCTTTCCGGGCTGGTTCGGTCATGGGCATGACCGTGGTCGCCATCGGCCTCCTCGGCTTGTCAATCCTGTATTTTGCCTTTAGCGGCGATGCCAATTTCCTGGCCATAATTCCCGGCTATGGTTTCGGCGCTTCCACTGTCGCCATCTTTGCCCGTGTCGGCGGCGGTATCTATACCAAAGGCGCTGACACCGGTGCCGACATCGTCGGTAAAGTAGAACAGAACATCCCCGAAGATGATCCGCGTAACGCCGCAGTCATCGCCGACTTTGTCGGCGACAACGTCGGCGACACTGCCGGTATGGGTGCCGATCTGTTTGAGTCCTATGTTGATTCCATCATCGCCACCATGACACTTGGTACTATCGCCGTTTTCTCCACACATCTTGATATGTCACTGGTGCCGGATGAAAAGACCGCCTGGTGGTTGCCAATGATGGTTGCCGCTGGCGGCATAGTCGCCTCTATCATCGGTATTTTCGCCGTTCGCGTCAGCGAGAAGTTACAGATGACGGCACTCCTGAACGCGCTGCGCCGCGGCACCTACGTCGCCGCAATCCTGTCAGTCATCTTTTCCTTCGCCGCGGTCAGCCTGCTCGGTGCTGATCTCGGATTGTTCGTTGCTATCGTTGCCGGATTGGCTGCCGGTCTGGCCATCGGTGAAAGCACCAACTACTTCACTTCTTACGTCTACAAACCGACCCTTAAAATTGCTGAAGCATCTCAAACCGGCGCCGCCACCAACATTATCGCCGGCTTTGGCAACGGTTTGATGAGCGTCGCTCCCCCGGTTATCTTCATCGTCATTGCCATCATCGTCGCCTATAATTTCGGCGATGTTTACGGTGTGGCACTGGCTGGTGTCGGCATGCTGGCCACCCTGGGTATTCAGGATGCCACCGATGCTTACGGCCCGGTGGCCGATAACGCCGGAGGCATTGTTGAGATGGCTGGCATGCCCCATGAGATACGGGAACGCACCGACGCGCTGGACTCACTGGGCAATACCACCGCCGCCATCGGCAAGGGTTTCGCCATCGGCTCGGCTGGCCTGACCGCCCTGGCGCTACTTTTGTCCTATACCATCGCTGTCGGCATCACCCCATCACAGATCAGTCTGCTGGACCCAAAGGTTTTGGTTGGACTGTTCCTTGGTGGCATGTTACCATCGGTCTTCAGCGCTATGACCATGCAGGCGGTCGGTAAAACCGGCTTCTCCATTGTTAACGAAGTCCGACGTCAATTCAAAGAAATTCCCGGATTGATGGAAGGCACCGGCAAGGCGGAGTACGCCAAGTGCGTTGATATCTGCACCCGTGAGTCCCTCAAGCAGATGATCGCCCCAGGCGTTATGACCGTACTCGCCCCGATAGTCGTCGCCTTCTTATTCGGTAAAATCGCTCTGGGTGGCTTCCTGGTTGGCGCTACGGTCACCGGCTTTATCCTGGCCGTCGCGTTCTCCAATGCTGGCGGCAGCTGGGACAACGCTAAAAAATGGGTTGAGACCGGCGCTTATGGCGGCAAAAAATCAGCCGCTCACAAGGCTACGGTCATCGGTGATACTGTCGGTGATCCCATGAAGGATACCTCCGGCCCATCACTCAACATCATGATCAAGCTGGTGTCCATCATCTCACTGGTACTGGCCCCGGTCATCGTCAATATGACAGGTATCTTCTAACAATCCCGTCTTGGCGGGTTAACTAAAAAAGGATTACCCCGGCGTTCGGCTCCGATAGTCGTATCGGAGCCGTGCCCGGGGTAAACTTTTATTTCATCATCCAAAACCATCAGCCGACTGTTAATACTGTCAATAATTTGTTCATAATCACCACCGGGCAAGTCTGTACGGCCAATACCAGCTTCAAACAAAGTATCGCCGGTAAAGACCACATCCTGACCGTAAAGAGCAATACCGCCCGGTGTATGCCCCGGAGTGTGAATAACTGTGAACTTGAGATTGCCAATTGATAGATTGTCCCAGCCTCTCAGGAGTATTTCAGGCTCCGGTACTTTCACGGTGACCATTCCGGCAAGGCGAGCCAGTAAACCATCGTTCAAGGTGTTGGAGTCAGATTCATGCACCGCTAAAAGGGCGCCGGTAGCTTCCTTGACCACAGATGTGGCCAATACATGATCAAAATGACTGTGAGTCAAGATGATATATTTAATACTTAATCCTAACTCAGTGATATGTTTGATAATTTTTTTGCCGTCGGCGCCCGGATCAATTACCATCCCTTCCTTACTGGCCTCATCTCCGATAATATAACAATTGGCTTCAATTGGACCGACTACCAGTCGCTCAATAATCATTAAGACGTTTCTCCAAGAATATTTGGCTCAAGGCGCATCTTTACTATATAGTATTCTGACACCTTAATCACTTTACGAGGTACGCTGTTGTCAGAACATGTCATGGCCGGGTTGGCGCTTATATTACTCCTGGGGATAGCCGCCCAATTGATCGGCTGGTTAACACGCTTGCCCTCTATTTTAATTCTAATTGCCGCGGGTATTCTGGCCGGACCAGTTTTTGGCTGGTTAGATCCTCAGGAGCTGCTGGGTGATCTGCTGCAACCTTTCGTATCCCTGGCTGTGGCCATAGTATTGTTTGAAGGCGGTCTCAATTTAAAAATCGGCGAAATCCGCAAAACAGCGCCGGTAGTTATCAAGCTCATCACCTTCGGGGTGATTATAACCTGGGCCATTGCCAGTCTGGGCGGCATCTGGATACTTTCTCTCGACTGGCGCCTGGCGATCGTACTTGGCGCCATCCTGGTCATCAGCGGACCGACCGTTATTATGCCTCTTCTGCGCCATTTGCGGCTGCGGGGTGATATCGGACCCATACTGAAATGGGAAGGCATACTGATCGACCCCATCGGCGCTACACTGGCACTGCTTGTTTTCGGCTTCATTTTAGCAAGCGGCCTGCAGGAAGCCCTGACTCAAGATGTCGTTATACTAGTCAAGATAGTGGCAATCGGCGTCATACTAGGCGGACTGGGAGCCTTATTGATAATTCAGTTATTACGCCGCTACCTCATACCTGATTTCCTCCAGGTGCCGGTGGTACTGTCACTGGTGATCGGCATATTCCTGGTATCAGGACTATTGCAGCAGGATGCCGGTCTGTTTACCGCGGTCATCATGGGAGCGATACTAGCCAATCAAAAACAGGTCAGCATCGGACATATCATCACTTTTAAAGAGACTCTGGGATTGATCCTCATATCCTTGCTTTTCATTACCCTGTCGGCCACTATCGATTTATCTTCAATAATATCAATGATTGTCCCCATCCTTGTTTTTTGTCTGTTACTAATTTTCGTTGCCAGACCTGTCGCGGTCTATATCGCCAGCCGGGGGACGAAACTAGGATGGAAAAACTATGCTCTGCTTGCCAGCATTGCGCCCCGTGGTATCGTCTCAGCTTCAGTGGCTTCCATCTTCGGTTTCCGGCTGGCGGAAAACGGCATTGTTGGCGCGGAGAAAATACTTCCGATAACTTTCGCAGTCATTATCATCACCGTTATCTCAAGCAGCCTACTTGCCACCGTTACCACCCGGAAACTCGGTATCTCCAACCCCAATCCACAAGGAGTTGTCTTTATAGGCGGTCAGCTATGGGTTAGAGATATTGCGACAGCCTTGGAGAAATCCGGTATACCAACACTAATCATTGACAAAAGCAAATCCAATATAGCGTATGCCCGTCGCAAGGACCTTAACGCTTACTACGGCGATGCTCTCTCTGCAGATGTCATTGATGATGTAGACATCAGCGGTTACGGCAATATACTGGCAATGACCTCGGATGATAACGTCAATCATCTGGTGGCGTTGCAGTTCGGCAAGGAATTTGGATCATCTCACACCTATCTGCTGCCTCCGGTGGACATGCCGGCTTTAGAATCCAAAAAGCATATCGGAGTCCATCTGCCGGGGCGTGTCCTATTCAACAACAAAGCTAATTACGACTATCTAAATGAGATGTATGTTGATGGCGCTCGGATTAAAACAATTAAGATTACGGACGAAACTCCTTATACAGCATTTCTCAAAGAGAATAAAGGCGCGGTACCGATATTCAAGATTTCCGCTGACAATGGACTTACAGTGGTAACACCTGAGACTAAATTTGAAGAACCTGATACTTTTATGTTAATCAATCTCGTACCATCCTTGTCAGACTAGCTGCAAAGTTCAAAAAAACGTTAGATTCTCCGCAACAGGAAATAAACCCTCAAAAAGTCCCAAAACCCTATTGACAGCCCACGGCTCTGGTGTTAACATGTGTTCTCTATTGAAATGGTTGTTAAGAAGAGTAAGTATTTGTTTCTTCTGAAAACAACCGGTTGTTTTTGTCGGTTGTAATCGTAAATTAGAGGTTGTTTTAGCCCTTTTCTGCAAAAACAAATCCACCGCTGCTACTTGGGACTGGATGCTGGATGTTGTGGGAAAATTCAGTATCTTTGTATGAATAATCAATAGGTCATAGATCAACTGAAAGGTTACGGACAATCTACTAACCAAAGTCCGCCCTGCTTTTCCTGCCTGTCCCGAGTGAGTACTCGGGGAGTAAAGTCGAAAGGATGGCTAATCACCACAATGAGGTGGATGGTGCAATCTAAACTGGCAACTGTAAACTTTTGACTGGGCTTCCACCACCTGAATTGTTGCTTTGAATCAAAACTCCAGATGCCAAAAAATGTGGATTTGTGTCAAAACAATTCGCTATTTTCCATTCGTCCTTTGGGAATTGAAATTTTTTTACTATTTTTTTCTTGTGATTTGGCACTCAATGGCAACCGATATAATAAGGACTCCTGCACTGGCTTTTATCCATCACCCGATTCAGGTAAAATATCCCGAGAGGTACCAATTGTCGCAACTTACCGATATTCGCCCTGATCCATTAAAGTTCCGTCTGAGTTTCATTATCCTGCCGTTGATTATTACGCTGCTGACCGCCATCTTGTCAGTGATCTTTTTCAACAGGCTCCCTGAGGCAGTGTATTACCGCTTCGACACCGGCGGCGTGCCCTCGGGAAACGCCGTGACTAAAGGCACTTTTCTCATCATGATGGTCGGAATTCAGGGGATTTTATTAGCCGTCGCCTACTTCGCCACCGCATCAATCAGCCGTGTCCAGACTTTTCGGGATAATGTCGGCAACTTCTGGTTTAATCCGACACGCCTTCTTACATTGATGGGAAACATGCCGGCCATCATCCAATTTATAATTGGATATGTTCTGATAGATGCCATCGTTTATGCCCTTCAGTCAGATCATCTCATGCCCTTGTGGCTGTTTGCCGTCATCACTCTGGTCATCGGCGCCATCTTAATACTCATATTCGGCTTGCCGATCATTATCCAGGCATATAAAGGTTTCAGCAATATCCAGGAAAAGAAGAAGGAGTAATCACTTGGCCGACAAAACCAATCCTGTGGATATGGATAAAATCGTTTCTTTAAGCCGCCGCCGCGGCTTCGTTTTTCAGTCATCAGAGATTTACGGTGCCCCCGGCGGATGTTGGGACTACGGCCCACTGGGTGTTTTGCTAAAAAACAACATCAAGCAGGCCTGGTGGCAGTCCATGGTCCAGGAGAGAGACGATGTGGTGGGCGTGGACTCCTCGATTTTGATGAACCCTAAGGTATGGGAAGCCTCCGGGCATGTCACCGGTTTTTCTGATCCCATGGCCGATTGTCTGAAGTGCAAGATGCGCTGGCGTCCCGGGGATTTCGAGGGTGCCGTCTGCCCGTCGTGCGGCGGTGAATTGACCGAACCTCGACAGTTCAATCTGATGTTCAAGACTTTCATGGGCCCGGTTGAAGATACCGCCAGTGTCGTTTATCTAAGGCCGGAGACCGCTCAGGGAATTTTTGTGAATTTCAACAATGTTCTAAACACCACACGGAAAAAACTTCCCTTCGGTATTGCTCAGATGGGTAAGAGTTTCCGCAATGAGATCACTACGGGCAACTTCATCTTCCGCTCACGTGAGTTCGAGCAGATGGAGCTTGA
This region includes:
- a CDS encoding endonuclease-like protein (Predicted endonuclease distantly related to archaeal Holliday junction resolvase); this encodes MNRISSGKQGELIAQKYLQQAGFSIIATNWRCEFAEVDIIALNKDEIVFFEVRSKSTKDFGTPAESITRRKRQKLICAAEQYLSENPEAPADWRIDFIGVEFLGSSHQLEHIPYAVTRDD
- a CDS encoding thiamin-phosphate pyrophosphorylase, translating into MTHLHSQTLRIIDANLNRTAEGLRVMEDVSRFCLNSPDMSLQLKAQRHRLLENVTYSTPELLSARNSAGDVGRKTQFEKTSAGSLCSTVSANARRAEQSLRVLEEMARLPGSGIDGIIIEEIRYAVYTLEKELVSHISRQYKTNRLAGQYLILTINDESSLSFPDDAGIVQLDPGNSKRGDFLTAATEAADSCKRIGAMFIVGEFADIAVAAKADGVAVDGGSLPPAVLRGLLGIDQLIGFSAANIEQAIEAEKSGVDYLMCSGELKNRLAKKVAIPIVVPDRSHAV
- a CDS encoding translin-like protein (translin family protein); its protein translation is MTQSFNERLDLIAGGIRLSLAAKDTAREKSLPLSREAIRLCSLSIRAIHRQQFDQAEADLNKAQILITGAGASIDACDELSNTSFFRDAQKEYAEGRITLAVITGQPIPSPEDLKVDSAAYLNGMGEVTGELRRYILDGLRQGDLSRAEELLNHMDAIYEVLVTMDFPDAITGNLRRTTDMVRGILERTRSDLTLTLQQKRLEDQLGALNNRLK
- a CDS encoding pyrophosphate-energized proton pump gives rise to the protein MDPIILALGSAILGLVLAYFLAKFVLSQDEGNAKVREIAAAIKEGALAFLGREYRILAIFVAVVTLVLVVVPDLGWKVALSFVFGAISSGLAGFIGMSIAIRANSRTAAAAAVSLNHGLKVSFRAGSVMGMTVVAIGLLGLSILYFAFSGDANFLAIIPGYGFGASTVAIFARVGGGIYTKGADTGADIVGKVEQNIPEDDPRNAAVIADFVGDNVGDTAGMGADLFESYVDSIIATMTLGTIAVFSTHLDMSLVPDEKTAWWLPMMVAAGGIVASIIGIFAVRVSEKLQMTALLNALRRGTYVAAILSVIFSFAAVSLLGADLGLFVAIVAGLAAGLAIGESTNYFTSYVYKPTLKIAEASQTGAATNIIAGFGNGLMSVAPPVIFIVIAIIVAYNFGDVYGVALAGVGMLATLGIQDATDAYGPVADNAGGIVEMAGMPHEIRERTDALDSLGNTTAAIGKGFAIGSAGLTALALLLSYTIAVGITPSQISLLDPKVLVGLFLGGMLPSVFSAMTMQAVGKTGFSIVNEVRRQFKEIPGLMEGTGKAEYAKCVDICTRESLKQMIAPGVMTVLAPIVVAFLFGKIALGGFLVGATVTGFILAVAFSNAGGSWDNAKKWVETGAYGGKKSAAHKATVIGDTVGDPMKDTSGPSLNIMIKLVSIISLVLAPVIVNMTGIF
- a CDS encoding beta-lactamase domain protein gives rise to the protein MIIERLVVGPIEANCYIIGDEASKEGMVIDPGADGKKIIKHITELGLSIKYIILTHSHFDHVLATSVVKEATGALLAVHESDSNTLNDGLLARLAGMVTVKVPEPEILLRGWDNLSIGNLKFTVIHTPGHTPGGIALYGQDVVFTGDTLFEAGIGRTDLPGGDYEQIIDSINSRLMVLDDEIKVYPGHGSDTTIGAERRGNPFLVNPPRRDC
- a CDS encoding sodium/hydrogen exchanger → MSEHVMAGLALILLLGIAAQLIGWLTRLPSILILIAAGILAGPVFGWLDPQELLGDLLQPFVSLAVAIVLFEGGLNLKIGEIRKTAPVVIKLITFGVIITWAIASLGGIWILSLDWRLAIVLGAILVISGPTVIMPLLRHLRLRGDIGPILKWEGILIDPIGATLALLVFGFILASGLQEALTQDVVILVKIVAIGVILGGLGALLIIQLLRRYLIPDFLQVPVVLSLVIGIFLVSGLLQQDAGLFTAVIMGAILANQKQVSIGHIITFKETLGLILISLLFITLSATIDLSSIISMIVPILVFCLLLIFVARPVAVYIASRGTKLGWKNYALLASIAPRGIVSASVASIFGFRLAENGIVGAEKILPITFAVIIITVISSSLLATVTTRKLGISNPNPQGVVFIGGQLWVRDIATALEKSGIPTLIIDKSKSNIAYARRKDLNAYYGDALSADVIDDVDISGYGNILAMTSDDNVNHLVALQFGKEFGSSHTYLLPPVDMPALESKKHIGVHLPGRVLFNNKANYDYLNEMYVDGARIKTIKITDETPYTAFLKENKGAVPIFKISADNGLTVVTPETKFEEPDTFMLINLVPSLSD